Proteins encoded in a region of the Kryptolebias marmoratus isolate JLee-2015 unplaced genomic scaffold, ASM164957v2 Scaffold46, whole genome shotgun sequence genome:
- the rpp40 gene encoding ribonuclease P protein subunit p40 isoform X1 translates to MCADLSRTPRTLLVCDRSSFLDHKNRVSSQVEQLHFIYKVSVLLPECNSASSSLDSVFNSFTSFYLIRKLPIYELLDKDFLQSAVYQGSVHGLSFRTRIDEDNCVALMPNGRLTLSLDKDSFELLGFEGKPSRFNHRSCSRFEVSVDLTDSSMAPGGRGYLRLLTGLKSHLQLQTDFLLSHHPGGGASLQALLSRYDWSEHKPKVSRRCLSNLVCPAPRSCDPHSLLEWLGAVDADVRCENSSSSFLSSFVCPEANTTLGHALSVSVSGLLLPHDVQRLIQELRCYLQQPQLESWVSLTVHGFTDSLVSWGGSEHGALIGGQDFYSLLMFHDHTYRLYLSTATCHTCPP, encoded by the exons ATGTGTGCGGACCTGAGCCGGACTCCTCGGACCCTGCTGGTCTGTGATCGGTCTAGTTTCCTGGACCACAAGAACCGGGTCAGCTctcaggtggagcagctgcacTTCATTTACAAG GTATCTGTGCTGTTACCTGAGTGTAACTCCGCCTCCTCCAGTCTGGACTCCGTGTTTAACAGTTTCACCAGTTTCTACCTGATCAGGAAGCTGCCCATTTATGAACTGCTGGACAAAGACTTCCTGCAGAGCGCTGTGTACCAGG GTAGTGTGCACGGCCTGTCGTTCAGGACTCGGATCGATGAAGATAACTGCGTTGCTTTGATGCCTAACG GACGCCTGACTCTGTCTCTGGACAAAGACTCGTTTGAGTTGTTGGGGTTTGAAGGGAAACCGTCCAGATTCaaccacagaagctgcagcagattcG AGGTCTCTGTGGACCTGACGGACAGCAGCATGGCTCCTGGTGGGCGTGGCTATCTGAGGCTTCTGACGGGTCTGAAGTCCCACCTTCAGCTGCAGACCGATTTCCTTCTGTCACATCATCCag GGGGTGGGGCCTCTCTGCAGGCCCTCCTGTCTCGTTATGATTGGTCCGAACACAAACCCAAGGTCAGTCGTCGCTGTCTGAGCAACCTGGTCTGCCCCGCCCCCCGGTCATGTGACCCCCACAGCCTCCTGGAGTGGCTCGGGGCTGTGGATGCAGACGTCAGATG TGAGAACTCATCCAGCAGCTTCCTGTCATCGTTCGTCTGTCCTGAAGCCAACACCACACTCGGTCACGCTCTGAGCGTGTCTGTTAGCGGCCTGCTGCTGCCGCATGATGTGCAGCGCCTCATCCAGGAACTCAG GTGTTACCTGCAGCAGCCTCAGCTGGAGTCCTGGGTGTCCCTGACGGTTCACGGTTTCACCGACAGTCTTGTATCTTGGGGGGGTAGCGAGCATGGCGCCCTGATCGGAGGACAGGATTTCTACAGCCTGCTGATGTTCCATGACCACACCTACCGGCTCTACCTGTCCACAGCGACATGCCACACCTGTCCGCCCTGA
- the LOC108251322 gene encoding protein disulfide-isomerase TMX3-like: MLDRRNMVLLSVLLFGSVLFASAFVEELDDSFLESRDPDDIWLIQFYAPWCSFCKHLDPVWHQIGSELRSFGSPVRVGKSDATVNTALAKEFRVRNYPAILMLKKHVKYNYAGSRTKDGIMEFSDRVSGPLVRFLSSLQLFQHTMKRHDVMFVYVGAMSELKGNYTTAAEELIVHTFFFSATRDVLPKTVTLTSLPAVLVFKDGTYFIYNEEHDGDLKGWINRERFPNFFQIDGYTLYSMGESGKLVLLALVEETHLCDKSLRYKNLVEKVATEHREMYSRSFYFGFMKDSDYLNGLIMGEVTVPSFIVVNLSNDGYFLPASHLETEHHLLDFLKGVLNGSMESLGGNGFSQRIRRAMYETRITLTPLFRDAPGLGCFLLGFPLSVGVIFCYLWIKNRPAQTDDENKLLQHRKKVMNKKSD, from the exons GCTCATCCAG TTCTACGCCCCATGGTGTTCCTTCTGCAAACATCTGGATCCTGTTTGGCACCAAATTGGATCAGAACTCAGGAGTTTTGGGTCTCCAGTTCGAGTTGGCAAATCAGATGCTACTGTCAACACTG ctttggCCAAAGAGTTCAGAGTCAGGAATTATCCTGCCATCCTCAT GTTAAAAAAGCACGTAAAATATAACTACGCAGGATCTAGAACCAAAGATGGAATCATGGAATTCTCTGACCGGGTTTCAGG GCCGCTGGTTCGATTCCTGAGCAGTTTACAGCTTTTCCAACACACCATGAAACGCCACGatgtcatgtttgtttatgtgggGGCAATGTCAGAGCTCAAG GGAAACTACACAACAGCAGCCGAGGAACTCATTGTGCACACGTTTTTCTTCTCTGCCACCAGAGACGTCCTGCCAAAG ACTGTGACTCTGACCTCTCTGCCTGCTGTTCTGGTTTTTAAAGATGGGACATACTTCATCTACAATG aggaaCATGATGGCGACCTAAAGGGGTGGATCAATCGAGAACGTTTCCCAAACTTCTTTCAGATTGACGGCTACACTCTGTACTCCATGGGAGAGTCAG GTAAACTGGTGTTGTTGGCACTGGTGGAAGAGACACATCTGTGTGATAAAAGCCTCAG GTATAAGAATTTGGTGGAGAAGGTGGCCACAGAGCACAGAGAGATGTACAGCAG GAGCTTTTACTTTGGCTTCATGAAAGACAGCGACTACCTCAACGGACTCATCATGGG GGAGGTCACTGTGCCATCCTTCATCGTGGTTAATCTGTCCAATGATGGTTACTTCTTGCCAGCGAGTCACCTGGAGACAGAACACCACCTGCTGGACTTCCTGAAAGGGGTTCTAAACGGCAGCATGGAG AGTCTGGGAGGAAATGGTTTCAGTCAGCGCATCAGACGTGCCATGTATGAAACCAGAATCACACTGACA CCGCTGTTCAGAGACGCTCCAGGACTCGGCTGCTTCTTGCTTGGCTTCCCGCTCTCCGTCGGTGTCATTTTCTGTTACCTTTGGATCAAGAACCGACCCGCTCAGACCGACGatgaaaacaagctgctgcagcatcgcaaaaaagtaatgaacaaGAAGTCAGACTGA
- the riok1 gene encoding serine/threonine-protein kinase RIO1, whose amino-acid sequence MAEVAHVPGQFDNAEDDSDQSERAASDIIKQPSLEWQEEEQEDDNEDEEEEEEEWAWTSMSDFTKRLNRTSAGCQANKQNLSNKMMSSSTPSDKVLRKYEQKINLDKLKFDDSVINKVTAMQRQKEADTYRMKDKSDRATVEQVLDPRTRMILFKMLSRGIICEINGCISTGKEANVYHASTSAGSSRAIKIYKTSILLFKDRDKYVSGEFRFRHGYCKGNPRKMVRTWAEKEMRNLIRLQMAGILGPEPLLLRSHVLLMGFIGKDNIPAPLLKNATLSESKARELYLQVVQNMRKMFQDARLVHADLSEFNMLYHNGDVYIIDVSQSVEHDHPHALEFLRKDCSNVNEFFVKRGVAVMTVRELFDFITDTSVTSQNMEQYLDKVMTIATERTFQQRSDQDRVDEEVFKKAYIPRTLTEVDHYERDVDLMRAKEGNSADSGHKDHVLYQTLTGLKKDLSGVQTVPELLEDHQSSSSSEEEEQQEEELEEQEEEEEEEENPVDRKERKKMVKEAQREKRKTKVPKHIKKRKEKVAKMKKGR is encoded by the exons ATGGCAGAGGTGGCGCACGTACCTGGACAGTTTGATAACGCGGAGGACGACAG TGACCAATCAGAGCGAGCTGCCAGTGACATCATCAAACAGCCCTCATTAGAGTGGCAagaagaggagcaggaagatgataatgaagatgaggaagaggaggaggaagagtgggCATGGACTTCAATGTCAGATTTCACCAAAAGATTGAACCGGACCAGCGCCGGCTGTCAG GCCAACAAGCAGAACCTGTCCAATAAGATGATGTCATCATCGACTCCATCTGATAAAGTTCTGAGGAAATATGAACAAAAGATCAACCTGG ATAAACTGAAGTTTGACGATTCTGTGATCAATAAGGTGACGGCGATGCAGAGGCAGAAAGAAGCCGATAC GTACAGGATGAAGGACAAATCCGATCGAGCCACAGTAGAGCAG gttttagatccACGAACTCGAATGATTCTGTTCAAGATGTTGAGTCGAGGAATCATCTGTGAAATCAACGGCTGCATCAGCACAGGGAAGGAG GCTAATGTTTATCACGCCAGCACAtctgcaggaagcagcagagCCATCAAGATCTACAAGACGTCCATCCTGCTGTTTAAAGACCGAGACAAATATGTCAGCGGGGAGTTCAG GTTTCGACATGGGTACTGTAAAGGAAACCCAAGGAAGATGGTGAGAACATGGGCTGAGAAAGAGATGAGGAACCTTATCAG GCTGCAGATGGCAGGAATACTGGGTCCAGAACCTCTGCTGCTCAGAAGTCACGTTCTGCTGATGGGCTTCATTGGGAAGGACAACAT ACCAGCTCCTCTGCTGAAGAACGCCACGCTGTCAGAGTCCAAGGCCCGGGAACTTTACCTGCAGGTCGTGCAGAACATGAGGAAGATGTTTCAGGATGCTCGTCTGGTCCACGCTGACCTCAGCGAGTTCAACATGCT GTACCACAATGGAGATGTCTACATCATCGATGTGTCTCAGTCGGTGGAACACGATCATCCTCACGCTCTGGAGTTCCTCAGGAAGGACTGCAGTAACGTGAACG AATTCTTTGTGAAACGAGGCGTTGCAGTCATGACGGTCAGAGAGCTGTTTGACTTCATTACAGACACGTCCGTCACCAGTCAGAACATGGAGCAGTACCTGGACAAG GTGATGACGATTGCCACTGAGCGAACGTTTCAGCAGAGATCGGATCAAGACCGAGTGGATGAAGAG GTGTTTAAGAAAGCCTACATTCCCCGGACTCTGACAGAGGTGGACCACTACGAGCGAGATGTGGACCTGATGAGGGCCAAGGAGGGGAACTCTGCTGACAGTGGACACAAGGACCAC GTTCTGTACCAGACCCTGACGGGCCTGAAGAAGGATCTCTCTGGAGTTCAGACG GTTCCTGAGCTGCTGGAGGACCATcagtcttcatcatcatcagaggaggaggagcagcaggaggaggagctggaggagcaagaggaggaggaggaggaggaggaaaacccGGTAGACCGAAAG gagaggaagaagatggtGAAAGAAGctcagagagagaagaggaagacTAAAGTACCCAAACACATAAAGAAGAGGAAGGAGAAGGTGGCAAAGATGAAGAAGGGCCGATGA
- the cdyl gene encoding chromodomain Y-like protein → MATEEFYEVERIVDRRRTRKGKVEYLVRWRGYSSEGDTWEPESHLSTCMTYIQDFNRQRDTTLLRSTRSPHYSSAHRPPCRPPPTAPCSDTGRDLSRGPPGDPVQVKAPLSLNHLPHPPPISPQQAPPTDSFSGALMSAPPAGSARRSVDLSKSGIKILVPKSPINPRLDSEESPSEAAHSLEASAQEAHLVPPEVALLEKPAGVQLGPGEERARMGTRPRNQNPLPPPPSVPITPAAMRTLSGSGNAALMEAFAASSMSVVHDGVTTATSVIGKRRLEERSTFDKRLRFSVRQTESAYRYRDIVVKKQDGFTHILLSTKSSENNTLNPEAMKEIQSAMATAASDDSKLVLLGAVGSIFCCGLDFLYFIRRLTDDRKKESIKMAETIRTFVNTFIQFRKPIVAAVNGPALGLGAALLPLCDVVWANEKAWFQTPYTFCGQTPDSCSSFTFPRIMGLAAANELLLGGRKLTAQEACSKGLVSQVLWPGTFTQEVMLRVKELVAVDPLVLQESKALMRNSSRGALEQANERECEALKRVWSSSQGTDSILQYLQRRTEFC, encoded by the exons ATGGCTACGGAGGAGTTCTACGAG GTGGAGAGGATTGTGGACCGGAGGAGGACCAGGAAAGGGAAGGTGGAGTACCTGGTCCGGTGGAGGGGTTACAGTTCAGAAGGGGACACCTGGGAGCCTGAGAGCCACTTGTCCACCTGCATGACTTACATCCAGGACTTCAACCGGCAGCGAGACACCACCTTACTGCGCTCCACCCGCAGCCCTCATTATAGCTCTGCCCACAGACCACCCTGCAGGCCACCACCCACGGCTCCTTGCAGTGACACTGGCCGTGATCTCAGTAGAGGACCACCTGGAGACCCTGTTCAGGTGAAAGCTCCTCTCAGCCTGAATCACCTGCCCCACCCTCCTCCCATCAGCCCCCAGCAGGCTCCGCCAACTGACAGCTTCAGCGGCGCTTTGATGTCAGCGCCTCCAGCTGGCTCCGCCCGCCGCAGTGTAGATCTTTCAAAGAGTGGCATCAAGATCCTGGTTCCGAAGAGTCCGATTAACCCCCGACTGGACTCTGAGGAGTCTCCCAGCGAGGCGGCTCACAGCCTGGAGGCCAGCGCTCAGGAGGCTCACCTGGTTCCACCTGAGGTTGCTCTGCTGGAGAAACCTGCCGGAGTGCAGCTGGGTCCTGGAGAGGAGAGAGCCCGTATGGGGACCAGACCCCGGAACCAGAACCCACTGCCTCCTCCACCAAGCGTCCCCATCACACCTGCTGCCATGCGTACTCTCAGTGGCTCAG GAAACGCAGCGCTGATGGAGGCCTTCGCTGCCAGCAGTATGTCGGTTGTTCATGATGGTGTTACCACAGCAACCAGCGTGATCGGGAAGCGGCGCCTGGAGGAGCGCTCTACATTCGATAAACGTCTGAGGTTCAGTGTTCGTCAGACGGAGAGCGCTTATCGTTATCGTGACATTGTGgtgaaaaaacaagatggctTCACTCACATCTTACTGTCCACCAAAAGCTCTGAAAACAACACGCTCAATCCTGAG GCGATGAAGGAGATTCAGAGCGCCATGGCGACGGCAGCGTCTGATGACAGCAAGCTGGTGCTGCTCGGCGCTGTCGGCAGCATCTTCTGCTGCGGTCTGGACTTCCTGTATTTCATTAGACGGCTGACAGATGACAGAAAGAAGGAGAGcatcaaaatggctgaaaccaTCAG GACCTTCGTCAACACCTTCATCCAGTTCAGGAAGCCAATTGTGGCAGCGGTGAACGGGCCGGCGCTTGGCCTTGGCGCTGCCCTCCTTCCGCTCTGCGACGTGGTGTGGGCCAATGAGAAGGCTTGGTTCCAGACACCGTACACGTTCTGTGGCCAGACGCCTGactcctgctcctccttcacCTTCCCCCGAATAATGGGGCTGGCCGCG GCCAACGAGCTGCTGCTGGGCGGCAGGAAGCTCACGGCGCAGGAGGCATGTTCTAAAGGCTTGGTGTCGCAGGTTCTGTGGCCGGGAACCTtcacacaggaagtgatgctGCGGGTCAAAGAGCTGGTGGCCGTCGACCCTCTG GTTCTACAGGAGTCCAAAGCCCTGATGAGGAACTCCAGCCGCGGTGCTCTGGAGCAAGCTAATGAGCGCGAGTGTGAAGCTCTGAAGAGAGTGTGGAGCTCCTCACAAGGAACAGACTCCATCCTACAGTATCTGCAGAGAAGAACTGAGTTCTGCTAG
- the rpp40 gene encoding ribonuclease P protein subunit p40 isoform X2: MCADLSRTPRTLLVCDRSSFLDHKNRVSSQVEQLHFIYKVSVLLPECNSASSSLDSVFNSFTSFYLIRKLPIYELLDKDFLQSAVYQGSVHGLSFRTRIDEDNCVALMPNGRLTLSLDKDSFELLGFEGKPSRFNHRSCSRFEVSVDLTDSSMAPGGRGYLRLLTGLKSHLQLQTDFLLSHHPGGGASLQALLSRYDWSEHKPKVSRRCLSNLVCPAPRSCDPHSLLEWLGAVDADVRCENSSSSFLSSFVCPEANTTLGHALSVSVSGLLLPHDVQRLIQELSSLSWSPGCP; encoded by the exons ATGTGTGCGGACCTGAGCCGGACTCCTCGGACCCTGCTGGTCTGTGATCGGTCTAGTTTCCTGGACCACAAGAACCGGGTCAGCTctcaggtggagcagctgcacTTCATTTACAAG GTATCTGTGCTGTTACCTGAGTGTAACTCCGCCTCCTCCAGTCTGGACTCCGTGTTTAACAGTTTCACCAGTTTCTACCTGATCAGGAAGCTGCCCATTTATGAACTGCTGGACAAAGACTTCCTGCAGAGCGCTGTGTACCAGG GTAGTGTGCACGGCCTGTCGTTCAGGACTCGGATCGATGAAGATAACTGCGTTGCTTTGATGCCTAACG GACGCCTGACTCTGTCTCTGGACAAAGACTCGTTTGAGTTGTTGGGGTTTGAAGGGAAACCGTCCAGATTCaaccacagaagctgcagcagattcG AGGTCTCTGTGGACCTGACGGACAGCAGCATGGCTCCTGGTGGGCGTGGCTATCTGAGGCTTCTGACGGGTCTGAAGTCCCACCTTCAGCTGCAGACCGATTTCCTTCTGTCACATCATCCag GGGGTGGGGCCTCTCTGCAGGCCCTCCTGTCTCGTTATGATTGGTCCGAACACAAACCCAAGGTCAGTCGTCGCTGTCTGAGCAACCTGGTCTGCCCCGCCCCCCGGTCATGTGACCCCCACAGCCTCCTGGAGTGGCTCGGGGCTGTGGATGCAGACGTCAGATG TGAGAACTCATCCAGCAGCTTCCTGTCATCGTTCGTCTGTCCTGAAGCCAACACCACACTCGGTCACGCTCTGAGCGTGTCTGTTAGCGGCCTGCTGCTGCCGCATGATGTGCAGCGCCTCATCCAGGAACTCAG CAGCCTCAGCTGGAGTCCTGGGTGTCCCTGA